The following are from one region of the Klebsiella aerogenes genome:
- the umuD gene encoding translesion error-prone DNA polymerase V autoproteolytic subunit produces the protein MPFISPCQPDATMLLPLFMERVSCGFPSPAQDYVEEILDLNKLVVKHPSATYFVRASGDSMIGAGISNGDLLVVDRSLSAVHGDIVIAAVAGEFTVKELHTHPHLQLIPHNANYSPILFSAEEELVIFGVVTFTLKSHRHVRTR, from the coding sequence ATGCCGTTTATCTCCCCTTGCCAACCCGACGCTACGATGTTGCTGCCGTTGTTCATGGAACGGGTGTCTTGTGGTTTCCCTAGCCCGGCTCAGGACTATGTCGAAGAGATCCTTGACCTGAATAAGCTGGTCGTTAAACACCCCAGCGCAACCTACTTTGTCAGAGCAAGCGGCGATTCGATGATTGGCGCAGGTATCAGCAATGGCGACTTACTGGTTGTTGATCGTTCATTATCTGCAGTACATGGCGATATTGTTATCGCCGCGGTGGCGGGCGAATTTACCGTAAAAGAGCTGCACACACACCCGCATCTTCAGCTAATCCCGCATAATGCCAACTACTCTCCTATCCTGTTCTCGGCAGAAGAAGAGCTGGTGATTTTTGGTGTTGTGACGTTTACCTTGAAATCCCATCGACATGTTCGCACTCGTTGA
- a CDS encoding class I SAM-dependent methyltransferase, translating into MSMSEKAGHTFLASLGKTRLRPGGVEATEWLFRQAHFTRDSKVLEVACNMGTTAIELAKRFGCCVYAVDMDKESLAKAQQNIVRAGVDHQVFVMEANATRLPFPDATFDVVINEAMLTMYVDKAKARLIAEYYRVLKPGGRLLTHDIMYTQSSLDEAEQSALQNVVKSHVSPMSQAHWQAMFLATGFATFSCYHGEMSLMSPRGLIKDEGFASAAKIIFNGLGKAQNRPRFLAMMRFFQRHRQQLNFIACCAMKNSKPGKAIINDDEINSDYI; encoded by the coding sequence ATGAGTATGAGTGAGAAAGCAGGGCATACTTTCCTGGCAAGCTTGGGGAAAACCCGTCTACGTCCCGGTGGCGTTGAGGCAACAGAGTGGTTATTTCGTCAGGCACATTTCACCCGCGACAGTAAAGTGCTGGAGGTCGCCTGTAATATGGGGACAACCGCCATTGAATTAGCCAAACGATTTGGCTGCTGCGTCTATGCTGTCGATATGGATAAAGAATCGCTGGCCAAAGCGCAGCAGAATATTGTGCGTGCAGGAGTCGATCATCAGGTGTTTGTGATGGAGGCCAATGCGACGCGTCTGCCATTTCCCGATGCGACCTTTGATGTGGTGATAAATGAGGCCATGCTGACGATGTATGTCGATAAAGCGAAAGCGCGGCTGATAGCAGAATATTACCGGGTGCTAAAGCCGGGGGGCCGATTGCTCACGCACGATATTATGTATACCCAATCGTCGTTAGATGAGGCAGAACAATCGGCGCTGCAGAATGTGGTGAAATCACACGTCAGCCCGATGTCACAGGCTCACTGGCAGGCAATGTTCCTCGCCACCGGCTTTGCAACGTTCTCTTGTTATCATGGCGAGATGTCATTGATGTCGCCGCGCGGACTGATTAAAGATGAAGGTTTTGCGTCTGCGGCGAAAATCATCTTCAATGGATTAGGCAAAGCGCAGAATCGGCCACGATTTTTAGCCATGATGCGTTTTTTCCAACGCCATCGTCAGCAGCTTAATTTTATTGCCTGCTGTGCAATGAAAAATAGCAAACCGGGAAAAGCGATTATTAACGATGATGAAATAAACAGCGACTATATATAA
- the lpxP gene encoding kdo(2)-lipid IV(A) palmitoleoyltransferase produces MSCAFKKNLLLPRYWVTWFGLVILWLIVQLPYPVLHTLGTSAGRLSRRFLKRREHIARRNIELCFPEMSCAAREKLLEENFMSLGMGLIETGMAWFWSDERVKKWFDVEGIANLHNALSAEKGVMVVGIHFMSLELGGRAMGLCRPMMATYRPHNSQLMEWVQTRARLRSNKAMIDRRNLSGLVHALKSGEAVWFAPDQDYGPKGSVFAPFFSVPQAATTNGTWVLSRLSGSKMLSISMVRKLDRKGYSLHISEVMNDYPGEDKQIAASYINKVIEREILRAPEQYLWVHRRFKTRPLGETSVY; encoded by the coding sequence ATGTCTTGCGCTTTTAAAAAAAATCTGTTGCTTCCCCGCTATTGGGTGACCTGGTTTGGTCTGGTCATTCTTTGGTTAATCGTTCAATTACCTTATCCTGTTCTGCATACTCTTGGCACCAGTGCAGGGCGGTTATCACGTCGTTTTCTGAAGCGTCGGGAGCATATCGCCCGGCGTAACATCGAATTGTGCTTCCCGGAAATGTCCTGCGCGGCCCGTGAAAAACTGTTGGAAGAGAACTTTATGTCTCTTGGTATGGGGCTCATCGAAACCGGGATGGCCTGGTTCTGGAGCGACGAACGCGTTAAAAAGTGGTTTGACGTCGAAGGCATTGCCAATCTGCATAACGCGCTCAGCGCGGAAAAAGGCGTGATGGTCGTCGGTATCCATTTTATGTCCCTTGAACTGGGCGGACGGGCAATGGGCCTGTGTCGTCCGATGATGGCGACCTATCGTCCACACAATAGCCAGCTGATGGAATGGGTACAGACTCGCGCTCGCCTGCGCTCCAATAAAGCGATGATCGACCGCCGCAACCTCTCCGGACTGGTGCATGCGCTGAAATCCGGCGAGGCGGTATGGTTTGCACCGGATCAGGATTATGGCCCAAAAGGTAGCGTATTTGCGCCGTTTTTCTCGGTTCCGCAGGCGGCAACCACGAACGGCACCTGGGTGTTGTCACGCCTCTCCGGTTCGAAAATGCTGAGCATAAGCATGGTGCGCAAGCTGGATCGTAAAGGTTATAGCCTGCATATCAGCGAAGTGATGAATGATTACCCTGGCGAAGATAAACAAATTGCCGCCAGCTATATCAATAAAGTCATCGAGCGGGAAATCCTGCGTGCGCCGGAGCAGTATCTGTGGGTACATCGCCGGTTTAAAACGCGTCCCCTTGGCGAAACCTCGGTGTATTAG
- the leuE gene encoding leucine efflux protein LeuE, producing MFAEFGVLNYLTYLVGAVFIILVPGPNTFFVLKTGIAHGVKKGYLAAAGVFIGDAVLMFLAFAGVATLIKTTPVLFNIVRYLGAIYLLWLGAKMLYSVFKQREGHDAADAEPGSAILKRSLTLSLTNPKAILFYVSFFVQFIDVNAASPGAAFFILALTLEVISFVYMSFLILSGSFVTRYVKTKKKLAKLGNSLIGLVFVGFAARLATLQS from the coding sequence GTGTTCGCTGAGTTTGGTGTTTTGAATTATTTGACCTACCTGGTCGGGGCTGTTTTTATCATTCTCGTCCCCGGCCCTAATACCTTTTTTGTGCTGAAAACCGGCATCGCGCACGGCGTGAAGAAAGGGTATCTCGCCGCAGCGGGCGTATTTATCGGCGATGCGGTTTTGATGTTCCTGGCTTTTGCCGGTGTCGCGACGCTCATCAAAACAACCCCGGTATTGTTTAATATCGTGCGTTACCTTGGGGCGATTTATCTGTTGTGGCTGGGTGCCAAAATGCTCTACTCGGTATTTAAGCAGCGCGAGGGGCATGATGCCGCCGATGCTGAGCCGGGAAGCGCAATCCTCAAGCGCTCTTTGACCTTGAGTCTGACTAACCCGAAAGCGATCCTGTTCTATGTCTCTTTCTTCGTCCAGTTTATCGACGTTAATGCGGCATCGCCGGGCGCCGCATTCTTTATTCTGGCATTAACGCTGGAAGTGATTAGCTTTGTCTATATGAGCTTCTTGATCCTCTCCGGCTCGTTTGTCACGCGCTATGTGAAGACTAAAAAGAAACTGGCAAAGCTGGGCAACAGTTTGATTGGCCTGGTCTTTGTCGGCTTTGCCGCTCGTCTGGCAACACTACAGTCTTAA
- a CDS encoding DUF2534 family protein — protein MILQKILSNKNGKKFLLSMATVFAIALAVVGRATFGGVVSEYNMPYSEWTTSMFFLQGAMVMVYSTVFTVLFAIPLGFLFLGSDRQD, from the coding sequence ATGATTCTGCAAAAAATCCTCAGTAATAAAAACGGCAAGAAGTTCCTCTTGTCGATGGCGACGGTATTTGCCATTGCGCTTGCTGTGGTGGGGCGCGCAACATTCGGCGGCGTGGTGAGTGAGTACAACATGCCGTACTCGGAGTGGACAACGTCGATGTTCTTCCTGCAAGGCGCGATGGTGATGGTGTACAGCACCGTTTTCACCGTCCTGTTTGCTATCCCGCTGGGTTTCCTGTTTTTAGGTTCTGACCGCCAGGACTAA
- a CDS encoding YoaK family small membrane protein — MKLGILFPVVIFIVAVVFLGWFFVGGYAAPGGAS; from the coding sequence ATGAAATTGGGTATTCTTTTTCCGGTGGTGATTTTCATTGTCGCCGTGGTCTTTCTGGGCTGGTTTTTCGTTGGCGGCTATGCGGCTCCGGGCGGCGCATCATGA
- a CDS encoding sensor domain-containing diguanylate cyclase: MSDFILARVSQTLATERTLETLVRQLLEMLELVTRMESTYLTRIDPKAQRQLVMYAHNSSEMQIPEGFSIPWNESLCKRAIDDNCLFCNDVGERWRSCTAAQELGITTFFSIPVQLADGSLYGTLCATSRVKQPYNLEGEQVMRLFANLISHYVEKETLVQQLRTANAALEMHSHTDELTGLPNRRALFKHLTTLFSQDRDRQNKILLIFIDLDDFKAINDKLGHPCGDSFLIQIGERLNACVRNEDTVGRLGGDEFLIIGPALDLPQQQAFITRLRQQLAGRYRLAGHGIDYPGASFGVIDVDPRNMDVEQALRAADDAMYHDKNSRRKLTLFDIDVKA, from the coding sequence ATGTCAGACTTTATTCTTGCCCGCGTCTCGCAAACGCTGGCAACCGAACGAACGCTCGAAACATTGGTGCGCCAGCTGCTGGAAATGCTCGAACTGGTGACTCGAATGGAGTCGACTTATCTGACCCGCATCGACCCGAAAGCGCAGCGCCAACTGGTGATGTACGCCCACAACAGCAGCGAAATGCAGATTCCGGAAGGCTTTTCCATCCCCTGGAATGAGTCACTCTGCAAACGCGCCATCGATGATAACTGTCTCTTTTGCAACGACGTAGGCGAACGTTGGCGTTCTTGTACTGCTGCGCAGGAACTGGGCATCACGACCTTCTTTAGCATACCAGTCCAGCTTGCCGACGGTTCGTTATATGGCACACTGTGCGCCACCAGCCGCGTAAAACAGCCCTATAACCTGGAGGGAGAGCAGGTCATGAGACTGTTCGCCAACCTGATTTCCCATTATGTTGAGAAAGAGACGCTGGTTCAGCAGTTGCGCACCGCCAATGCCGCGCTGGAAATGCACTCCCACACCGATGAGCTGACTGGTTTACCTAATCGCCGCGCGCTATTTAAGCATCTCACGACGCTATTTTCCCAAGACCGCGATCGGCAGAATAAAATCTTGCTGATATTCATCGACCTTGATGATTTCAAAGCAATTAATGATAAACTTGGCCACCCCTGCGGTGATAGTTTCCTGATCCAGATCGGTGAACGGTTAAACGCCTGCGTGCGTAATGAAGATACCGTCGGCCGCCTCGGCGGCGATGAGTTTTTGATAATCGGTCCGGCACTCGATTTACCGCAGCAGCAGGCGTTTATTACCCGTCTGCGTCAGCAACTCGCTGGCCGTTATCGGCTGGCCGGGCACGGAATAGACTACCCTGGCGCCAGTTTTGGGGTGATTGATGTTGACCCGCGAAATATGGACGTTGAACAAGCGCTACGCGCGGCGGACGATGCCATGTATCATGACAAAAATTCCCGGCGCAAGCTGACCCTTTTCGATATTGACGTGAAAGCATAG
- a CDS encoding fructosamine kinase family protein, with amino-acid sequence MWQAISNLLGEQHSGGAEIELRNELPGGEIHAAWHLRFGGKDYFVKCDERELLPIFTAEADQLELLSRSKTVVVPQVFAVGSDRDYSFLVMEFLPPRPLDAHNAFLLGQQIAHLHQWSDQPQFGLDFDNDLSTTPQPNAWQRRWSTFFSEQRIGWQLELAAEKGLHFGDIDSIVDAVQQRLSNHQPQPSLLHGDLWSGNCALGPDGPYIFDPACYWGDRECDLAMLPLHPEQPPQIYDGYQSVSPLPAGFLDRQPIYQLYTLLNRAILFGGQHLVTVQKALDEALQ; translated from the coding sequence ATGTGGCAAGCTATCAGCAATTTGTTAGGCGAGCAACACTCTGGCGGCGCTGAAATCGAACTGCGCAACGAGCTACCCGGCGGAGAGATCCATGCCGCCTGGCACCTACGCTTTGGCGGAAAAGATTATTTCGTCAAATGCGATGAACGAGAACTGCTCCCTATTTTTACCGCAGAAGCCGATCAGCTGGAACTGCTATCACGCAGTAAAACCGTGGTGGTGCCACAGGTTTTCGCCGTCGGCAGTGACCGGGATTACAGCTTTCTGGTGATGGAATTCCTGCCGCCGCGCCCGCTTGACGCGCACAATGCGTTTCTCCTTGGTCAGCAAATTGCCCATCTGCATCAGTGGAGCGATCAGCCGCAATTCGGTCTGGATTTTGACAACGATCTATCAACGACCCCGCAGCCGAACGCCTGGCAGCGCCGCTGGTCAACCTTCTTTTCCGAGCAGCGTATAGGCTGGCAGCTGGAGCTGGCGGCTGAAAAAGGACTCCATTTTGGTGATATCGACAGTATTGTCGATGCCGTTCAGCAGCGGCTAAGCAACCATCAGCCGCAACCCTCGTTATTACATGGCGACCTGTGGTCCGGTAACTGCGCTTTAGGGCCCGACGGCCCCTACATTTTCGACCCAGCCTGCTACTGGGGCGACCGCGAATGCGATCTGGCGATGCTGCCGCTGCATCCGGAACAACCGCCACAGATTTACGACGGCTATCAGTCAGTCTCGCCATTGCCTGCCGGCTTCCTCGATCGCCAACCGATTTACCAGCTTTATACTCTACTCAATCGAGCAATTTTGTTCGGCGGCCAGCATTTGGTCACGGTGCAAAAAGCGCTGGATGAGGCCCTGCAATAA
- the ghoS gene encoding type V toxin-antitoxin system endoribonuclease antitoxin GhoS — MSTDVTAYVVTVTFQEHTLTEINELSNHFIRAGFILTFNDDDGKPHDLGTNTFGLLSAQSADEIQALSAGLTEAALGRPADITITTFTQWLKAQ, encoded by the coding sequence ATGAGCACCGATGTTACCGCCTACGTCGTCACCGTGACATTCCAGGAGCACACGCTGACCGAGATTAACGAGCTCAGCAATCACTTTATCCGCGCGGGATTCATCCTGACGTTCAACGATGACGACGGTAAACCTCACGATTTAGGCACCAATACATTTGGCCTGTTGAGCGCGCAAAGCGCTGACGAGATTCAGGCATTGAGCGCTGGCCTGACGGAAGCGGCCTTAGGCCGGCCAGCCGACATCACCATCACCACATTTACCCAATGGTTAAAAGCTCAATAA
- the pfkB gene encoding 6-phosphofructokinase II produces the protein MTKIYTLTLAPSLDSATLTPQIYPEGKLRCSAPVFEPGGGGINVARAITFLGGKATAIFPVGGATGEHLTALLADEHVPVETIETRDWTRQNLHVHVDASGEQYRFVMPGAALTIDEFRLLEEKVLAIEPGSLLVISGSLPPGISVDNLTQLVKHAQQRGLRCIIDSSGDALAAALDVGNIELVKPNQKELSALVQRDLSQPDDVRNAALELIRSGKVRRVVVSLGPQGALGVDADGSVQVVPPPMKSQSTVGAGDSMVGAMTLRLAENASLKDMVRFGVAAGSAATINHGTRLCSLSNTQKIYEYLCG, from the coding sequence ATGACCAAAATTTATACGCTCACGCTGGCCCCATCTCTCGACAGCGCAACGCTGACACCGCAAATTTATCCCGAAGGAAAATTACGCTGTAGCGCCCCGGTATTCGAGCCCGGCGGCGGCGGGATCAACGTCGCTCGCGCGATCACCTTTCTTGGCGGCAAAGCGACGGCGATATTCCCGGTCGGCGGCGCCACCGGCGAGCATCTCACAGCCCTACTGGCCGATGAGCACGTTCCGGTCGAAACGATCGAAACCCGCGATTGGACGCGGCAGAACCTACACGTTCACGTTGACGCCAGCGGCGAACAGTACCGTTTTGTGATGCCCGGCGCGGCGCTGACCATCGATGAATTTCGTCTACTGGAAGAAAAGGTTCTGGCCATTGAACCTGGTTCGCTGCTGGTTATCAGCGGCAGTTTACCGCCTGGCATCAGCGTCGATAATCTGACTCAACTGGTGAAACATGCCCAGCAGCGCGGGTTGCGCTGCATTATCGACAGCTCCGGCGATGCACTGGCCGCCGCGCTGGACGTCGGCAACATCGAACTGGTCAAACCTAACCAGAAAGAACTGAGCGCGCTGGTGCAACGCGATCTCAGTCAGCCGGATGACGTGCGCAATGCCGCGCTGGAACTTATCCGTTCCGGAAAAGTACGCCGGGTCGTGGTCTCGTTGGGTCCACAGGGCGCGCTGGGCGTTGATGCTGACGGCAGCGTTCAGGTGGTGCCGCCGCCGATGAAAAGCCAGAGCACCGTTGGCGCGGGCGACAGCATGGTGGGCGCCATGACGCTGCGTCTGGCAGAAAACGCCTCGCTTAAGGATATGGTTCGCTTCGGGGTAGCTGCCGGCAGCGCCGCCACGATCAATCACGGCACGCGCCTTTGCTCGCTGAGCAATACGCAAAAAATCTACGAATACCTGTGCGGCTGA
- a CDS encoding YdiY family protein, translating into MKLLKTVPAAALLAGGLFASVNALADDSVFTVMDDPSTAKKPFEGAVNAGYLAQSGNTKSSSMSADSTLTWYGDTTAWSLWGNASNNSSNDQRSSEKYAVGGRSRYNLTDMNYVFGQASWLTDRYNGYQQRDVLTAGYGRQVLNGPVHSLRFEFGPGVRYDEYTDGDNETQPLGYASGTWAWQMTDNAKFTQGVSVFGAEDTTLNSESALNVAINAHFALRVAYNLTWNSQPPASAPEHTDRRTTLSLGYKM; encoded by the coding sequence ATGAAGCTTTTGAAGACAGTACCCGCAGCGGCATTGCTGGCGGGGGGGCTTTTTGCGTCTGTAAACGCACTGGCCGATGATTCCGTTTTTACCGTCATGGATGACCCTTCCACTGCTAAAAAACCTTTCGAAGGTGCTGTGAATGCGGGCTATCTCGCTCAGTCCGGCAACACGAAAAGCTCATCAATGAGCGCCGATTCAACGCTGACCTGGTACGGCGATACCACGGCCTGGTCGCTGTGGGGCAATGCGAGCAATAATTCTTCCAACGATCAGCGCTCTTCAGAGAAATACGCCGTTGGCGGCCGTAGCCGTTATAACCTGACCGACATGAACTACGTGTTTGGTCAGGCGAGCTGGCTGACCGACCGCTACAACGGTTATCAGCAGCGCGACGTCCTGACTGCCGGTTACGGCCGTCAGGTCCTTAACGGCCCGGTACACAGTCTACGTTTTGAATTTGGTCCGGGTGTTCGCTATGACGAATACACTGATGGTGATAACGAAACGCAGCCGTTGGGATACGCTTCGGGCACCTGGGCATGGCAGATGACTGACAACGCTAAATTTACCCAGGGCGTTTCGGTGTTCGGCGCGGAAGATACAACGCTGAACTCGGAAAGCGCATTAAACGTGGCGATTAACGCCCACTTTGCGCTGCGTGTGGCCTATAACCTGACGTGGAACTCGCAGCCGCCGGCCTCGGCGCCAGAGCATACCGATCGTCGCACCACGTTATCGCTCGGTTATAAAATGTAA
- the thrS gene encoding threonine--tRNA ligase: MPVITLPDGSQRHFDHAVSPMDVALDIGPGLAKATIAGRVNGELVDACDPIETDSTLSIITAKDEDGLEIIRHSCAHLLGHAIKQLWPNTKMAIGPVVDNGFYYDVDLDHTLTQEDIDALEKRMHELAEKNYDVIKKKVSWHEARETFVKRGETYKVSILDENIAHDDKPGLYHHEEYIDMCRGPHVPNMRFCHHFKLMKTAGAYWRGDSDNKMLQRIYGTAWADKKALNAYLQRLEEAAKRDHRKIGKQLDLYHMQEEAPGMVFWHNDGWTIFRELETFVRSKLKEYQYQEVKGPFMMDRVLWEKTGHWDNYKDAMFTTSSENREYCIKPMNCPGHVQIFNQGLKSYRDLPLRMAEFGSCHRNEPSGALHGLMRVRGFTQDDAHIFCTEDQVRDEVNACIRMVYDMYSTFGFEKIVVKLSTRPEKRIGSDETWDRAEADLAVALEENNIPFEYQLGEGAFYGPKIEFTLYDCLDRAWQCGTVQLDFSLPQRLSASYVGENNERQVPVMIHRAILGSLERFIGILTEEFAGFFPTWIAPVQVVVMNITDSQAEYVNELTRKLQNAGIRVKADLRNEKIGFKIREHTLRRVPYMLVCGDKEVEAGKVAVRTRRGKDLGSMDVNEVIEKLQQEIRSRSLQQLEE, from the coding sequence ATGCCTGTAATTACGCTTCCTGATGGCAGCCAACGCCATTTCGACCACGCAGTTAGCCCGATGGATGTTGCTCTGGATATCGGTCCAGGCCTGGCGAAAGCCACCATCGCCGGACGTGTAAACGGTGAGCTGGTTGATGCCTGCGACCCGATCGAAACTGACTCCACGCTCTCTATTATCACCGCCAAAGATGAAGATGGTCTGGAGATCATTCGTCACTCCTGCGCGCACCTGTTAGGTCATGCGATCAAACAGCTGTGGCCGAACACCAAAATGGCCATTGGCCCGGTTGTCGACAACGGTTTTTATTACGACGTCGATCTGGACCATACCCTGACTCAGGAAGACATCGACGCGCTCGAAAAGCGTATGCATGAGCTCGCCGAGAAAAACTACGATGTCATCAAGAAGAAAGTCAGCTGGCACGAAGCGCGTGAAACCTTCGTGAAGCGTGGCGAAACTTATAAAGTTTCTATTCTTGACGAAAACATCGCGCATGATGACAAACCGGGTTTGTACCATCATGAAGAATATATCGATATGTGCCGTGGTCCGCACGTACCGAATATGCGCTTCTGCCATCACTTCAAACTGATGAAAACCGCAGGCGCGTACTGGCGTGGCGACAGCGACAATAAAATGCTGCAGCGTATCTACGGTACCGCATGGGCAGATAAAAAAGCGCTGAACGCCTACCTGCAGCGTCTGGAAGAAGCCGCGAAACGCGACCACCGTAAAATCGGTAAGCAGCTCGACCTGTATCATATGCAGGAAGAAGCGCCGGGTATGGTGTTCTGGCACAATGACGGCTGGACTATCTTCCGCGAACTGGAAACTTTCGTTCGTTCTAAACTGAAAGAGTACCAGTATCAGGAAGTGAAAGGTCCGTTCATGATGGACCGTGTGCTGTGGGAAAAAACCGGCCACTGGGACAACTACAAAGATGCGATGTTCACTACCTCTTCTGAGAACCGTGAATACTGCATTAAGCCGATGAACTGCCCGGGTCACGTGCAGATCTTCAACCAGGGGCTGAAATCCTACCGCGATTTGCCGCTGCGTATGGCTGAATTCGGTAGCTGCCACCGTAACGAACCGTCGGGGGCGCTGCATGGTCTGATGCGCGTTCGCGGTTTTACTCAGGATGATGCGCATATCTTCTGTACTGAAGATCAGGTTCGCGATGAAGTGAACGCCTGTATTCGTATGGTTTATGATATGTACAGCACCTTTGGCTTCGAGAAAATCGTCGTCAAGCTGTCGACTCGCCCGGAAAAACGTATCGGTAGCGATGAGACCTGGGACCGCGCGGAAGCGGATCTGGCGGTTGCGCTGGAAGAGAACAATATCCCATTTGAATATCAACTGGGTGAAGGTGCGTTCTACGGTCCGAAAATTGAATTTACCCTGTATGACTGCCTCGATCGTGCATGGCAGTGCGGTACTGTACAGCTGGACTTCTCTCTGCCGCAGCGTTTAAGCGCTTCTTATGTAGGCGAAAATAACGAGCGTCAGGTGCCAGTAATGATTCACCGCGCGATTCTCGGTTCACTGGAACGCTTCATCGGCATCCTGACCGAAGAGTTCGCTGGCTTCTTCCCAACCTGGATTGCTCCAGTGCAGGTCGTGGTCATGAATATTACGGATTCTCAGGCTGAATACGTTAACGAATTGACTCGTAAACTACAAAATGCGGGCATTCGCGTAAAAGCGGACTTGAGAAATGAGAAGATTGGCTTTAAAATCCGCGAGCACACTTTACGTCGTGTCCCGTATATGTTGGTCTGTGGCGACAAAGAAGTCGAAGCCGGCAAAGTCGCCGTGCGTACCCGTCGCGGTAAAGACCTCGGCAGCATGGACGTAAATGAAGTGATCGAAAAGCTGCAACAAGAGATTCGCAGCCGCAGTCTTCAACAACTGGAGGAATAA
- the infC gene encoding translation initiation factor IF-3 yields the protein MKGGKRVQTARPNRINGEIRAQEVRLTGLEGEQLGIVSLREAIEKAEEAGVDLVEISPNAEPPVCRIMDYGKFLYEKSKSSKEQKKKQKVIQVKEIKFRPGTDEGDYQVKLRSLIRFLEDGDKAKITLRFRGREMAHQQIGMEVLNRVKEDLVELAVVESFPTKIEGRQMIMVLAPKKKQ from the coding sequence ATTAAAGGCGGAAAACGAGTTCAAACGGCACGTCCGAATCGTATTAATGGCGAGATTCGCGCCCAGGAAGTTCGCTTAACTGGTCTGGAAGGTGAGCAACTGGGTATTGTGAGTCTGAGAGAAGCTATCGAAAAGGCTGAAGAAGCTGGAGTAGATTTAGTTGAAATCAGCCCTAACGCCGAACCGCCAGTTTGTCGTATTATGGACTACGGCAAGTTCCTTTATGAAAAGAGTAAGTCTTCTAAGGAACAGAAGAAAAAGCAGAAAGTTATCCAGGTTAAGGAAATTAAATTCCGCCCTGGTACTGATGAAGGTGACTATCAGGTAAAACTCCGCAGCCTGATTCGCTTTCTCGAAGATGGCGATAAGGCCAAGATCACGCTGCGTTTCCGCGGTCGTGAGATGGCCCACCAACAGATCGGTATGGAAGTGCTTAATCGCGTGAAAGAAGATCTGGTTGAACTGGCAGTAGTCGAATCCTTCCCAACGAAGATCGAAGGCCGCCAGATGATCATGGTGCTCGCTCCGAAGAAGAAACAGTAA
- the rpmI gene encoding 50S ribosomal protein L35, with protein sequence MPKIKTVRGAAKRFKKTGKGGFKHKHANLRHILTKKATKRKRHLRPKAMVSKGDLGLVIACLPYA encoded by the coding sequence ATGCCAAAAATTAAGACCGTACGCGGTGCTGCAAAGCGCTTCAAAAAAACCGGTAAAGGTGGTTTTAAGCACAAGCACGCTAACCTGCGTCACATTCTGACCAAAAAAGCTACCAAGCGTAAACGTCACCTGCGTCCGAAAGCCATGGTTTCTAAAGGCGATCTGGGCCTGGTAATCGCGTGCCTGCCGTACGCATAA
- the rplT gene encoding 50S ribosomal protein L20: MARVKRGVVARARHKKILKQAKGYYGARSRVYRVAFQAVIKAGQYAYRDRRQKKRQFRQLWIARINAAARQNGISYSKFINGLKKASVEIDRKILADIAVFDKLAFTALVEKAKAALA, encoded by the coding sequence ATGGCTCGCGTAAAACGTGGTGTAGTTGCCCGTGCACGTCACAAGAAAATTTTGAAACAAGCTAAAGGTTACTACGGTGCGCGTTCTCGCGTATACCGCGTTGCCTTCCAGGCTGTTATCAAAGCTGGTCAGTACGCTTATCGTGACCGTCGTCAGAAAAAGCGTCAGTTCCGTCAACTGTGGATTGCGCGTATCAACGCAGCAGCACGTCAGAACGGTATTTCTTACAGCAAGTTCATCAATGGCCTGAAAAAAGCCTCTGTTGAAATCGACCGTAAGATCCTGGCTGACATCGCAGTATTCGACAAATTAGCGTTCACCGCTCTGGTCGAAAAAGCGAAAGCAGCTCTGGCATAA
- the pheM gene encoding pheST operon leader peptide PheM, with amino-acid sequence MNAAIFRFFFYFST; translated from the coding sequence ATGAATGCTGCTATTTTCCGCTTCTTTTTTTACTTTAGCACCTGA